In a genomic window of Babylonia areolata isolate BAREFJ2019XMU chromosome 3, ASM4173473v1, whole genome shotgun sequence:
- the LOC143280603 gene encoding uncharacterized protein LOC143280603 codes for MTESDNGDVPDRPPPPSPSSSPSSPLSKLKVRSQSATRPLQNGHGVTHRPESPVSGSRTSVPPHNNHHPHPHRHVPPKSAPSLRQRSPPANTKGRAVLKPRDQNGVGDSTAEVRTSSPPCPTPHHHRAQQMTRTEPAAVPSPSSPSPSSPPSTGGGSRPAMSSRQPSRRRRLTSRSEDLSTCSSSGGDSQSPRLSVSDHSSATMQHQQHGLNGGWGSSSNSNTLLTEGPHEDFSSSFSSSSNSKRLSAAGKGSPATGGAGGVPGPVSSAWDVFEEHVRTIHDSSDLFSRYQGPSFQASSTFQETMMELYGHPDYSHPPGGATTTASVATRGMMVAGAASRFLKLRKMLGGGRRVPDRQTVENAKRGWRVLKQYVQDNYTSKRTSQAALSWSMLRHTLKGLSDMEKTRVDLYRRYGIMPTMDNEGRLVTVNTMLSQRAQQAIASGSRHPHLAHTSPTTTSSSSSTTKALSHDRNKALSLSSLPADATSSSLLFLSSSSSARAGTGDRVSPGTPPSRRRRAQSSVTRGSKSSSSSSSSNSARGAEVRTSVLRVGSGGGGGGVYSGNRTPRRSAEFVTTSMSLSQPR; via the exons ATGACGGAGTCCGACAACGGTGACGTGCCcgaccgaccccctcccccctccccatcctcctccccttcctccccgttATCCAAGCTGAAGGTCCGCTCCCAGTCCGCCACACGGCCTCTGCAGAACGGGCACGGCGTCACCCACCGCCCCGAGTCCCCCGTCTCCGGCAGCAGAACTAGCGTCCCTCCCCACAAcaatcatcacccccacccccacagacacgTGCCCCCGAAGAGTGCCCCCAGCCTCAGACAGAGATCCCCCCCGGCCAACACCAAGGGCAGAGCTGTGCTGAAACCACGGGACCAGAACGGTGTTGGTGACTCCACAGCAGAAGTCCGAACCAGCTCTCCTCCATGTCCTACTCCCCATCACCACCGAGCCCAGCAGATGACGCGGACGGAACCAGCTGCGgtgccatcaccatcgtcaccatcaccatcatcaccaccatcaacaggagGAGGAAGCCGACCGGCGATGTCCAGCCGTCAGCCCAGCAGGAGACGGCGTCTGACGTCCCGCTCGGAAGACCTCAGCACGTGCAGCAGCAGCGGGGGGGACTCGCAGTCACCCAGACTGAGCGTGTCCGACCACTCCTCGGCGACAATGCAGCATCAGCAGCACGGCCTGAACGGGGGCTgggggagcagcagcaacagcaacaccctGCTCACGGAAGGCCCTCACGAGGActtttcctcctcattctcctcctcctccaactccaaaCGCCTGTCGGCGGCGGGTAAAGGGTCACCAGcaacaggaggagcaggaggtgtTCCGGGACCGGTCTCCAGCGCCTGGGACGTCTTCGAGGAGCACGTGCGCACCATCCACGACTCCAGCGACCTCTTCTCCCGCTACCAGGGCCCCTCCTTCCAGGCCAGCTCTACCTTCCAGGAAACCATGATGGAGCTGTACGGACACCCGGACTACTCCCACCCACCCGGAggagccaccaccaccgcctccgtGGCCACCCGGGGTATGATGGTGGCTGGAGCTGCCAGCCGCTTCCTGAAGCTCCGGAAGATGTTGGGGGGAGGTCGCCGTGTGCCGGATCGCCAGACGGTGGAGAATGCCAAGCGAGGCTGGCGCGTGCTGAAGCAGTATGTGCAGGACAACTACACCAGCAAGAGGACCAGCCAGGCCGCCCTCAGCTGGAGCATGCTGCGACACACGCTCAAAG GTCTGTCTGACATGGAGAAGACCCGCGTGGACCTGTACCGGCGCTACGGCATCATGCCTACCATGGACAATGAGGGTCGTCTGGTCACCGTCAACACTATGCTCAGTCAGCGTGCCCAGCAGGCCATCGCCAGCGGATCCAGGCACCCACACCTcgcccacacctcccccaccaccacctcctcctcctcctccaccaccaaggCCCTGTCCCACGACCGCAACAAAgccctgtccctctcctccctgCCCGCCGACGCCacatcgtcgtcgttgctgttcttgtcgtcgtcatcgtcggccAGAGCGGGGACCGGCGACCGTGTATCTCCGGGCACTCCGCCGTCGCGTCGTCGTCGCGCGCAGAGCTCCGTGACCCGTGggagcaagagcagcagcagcagcagcagtagcaacagcgcTCGTGGGGCCGAGGTTCGCACCTCTGTGCTGagggttggtagtggtggtggtggtggtggtgtgtattcgGGAAACAGGACTCCGCGCAGAAGTGCAGAGTTCGTGACGACGTCAATGAGTCTGTCACAGCCTCGTTGA